Part of the Companilactobacillus zhachilii genome is shown below.
TGATACCTGCAGTATCAATCATAGTAAAGTCTTTATCAAGCTTTTCATCATGATACTTAGTATCGATTGCATCACGCGTTGTTCCTTGCATGTCGGAAACAATAACACGTTCATCACCTAAAATGGCGTTAACTAATGATGATTTACCAACATTTGGACGACCAATGAAACTAAACTTAATCGTATCATCCTCTTCAGCCTTATCATCATTTGGAAATGCCTTAACGATTGCATCCAATAAATCACCTAGGCCAGTACCTTGGGAGCCAGAGATTGGGTTTGGATCACCAAAACCTAATGCATAAAAATCATAGATATTTTGACGTTGTTCAGGATTATCGGCTTTGTTAACAGCTAAAATAACTGGCTTGTTTGTCCGATAAAGAATCTTAGCAACATCTTCATCCTCTTTAGTTACACCATTTTGACCATTAGTGATAAAGACGATAACATCAGCTTCATCAATCGCAATCTCAGCTTGTGTTTTAATTTGAACGGACATTTTTTCACCGCTCATTTCAATACCACCAGTATCAATTAAACGAAATTCTTTCCCTAACCAACTGGCACGGGAATAAATTCGATCACGTGTAACACCGGGTGTATCTTCAACAATCGAAAGTCTTTCATTAATAATTCGATTGAAAATTGTAGATTTCCCAACATTGGGGCGCCCTACTAACGCAACTACTGGAACAGACATATTTTGCCTCCCTGCTTACTTATGTTCATTAACTATTTCAGTTACTCGCTCAACTACTTGTTCAATGGTCATATCAGAAGTATCAACTTCAATGGCATCGTTTGCTTTCTTTAAAGGTGAAATTTCACGATGTGAATCCTTATAATCTCTGGCTGCAATCTCATCTTGCAACTCCTTCAAAGGTGTATTGATACCACGTTCAATATTTTCTTTAAAACGTCTTTGCGCCCGAACTTCAACACTCGCAATTAAAAAGATTTTGACTTCAGCATTTGGTAAGACAGTTGTCCCGATATCGCGACCATCCATAACAATATCTACATCATTGGCCATATCTCTTTGCATTTCAACTAATTCAGTTCTTACTTCCTTGATTGCAGAAACTTGTGAGACATTATTAGTGATCTCTTCAGTTCTAATTGCATCAGAAACATCTTCATCATCCAAAAGAACATGTTGGCCATCTTCCTTATTAAGAAAATGAATTTTATGTTCTGACATTAATTTTAAAATATTGAGAGTATCACCATAACCTACATTATGCTTTTTTGCAAGTAATGTTACTGTACGATACATTGCGCCGGTATCACAATATACAAAATCTAATTTCTTTGCAATCAACTTAGCAATTGTACTCTTTCCTGCTGAAGCTGGACCATCTATAGCAATTTGCATTAATTTCTCTCCTTAATAAAAGGGCCCAGACAAAATTGTCAGAGACCCTACACTTAAACTTAAATTTATTTAACTCTTAGTGTTGTACCTGGTGTTAATGTACCAACATTTCCATTCATACTCTTTAATTGAGCAGTTGTTAGATTGTTGTTGTATGCAATTCTAAACCAGTTGTCACCAGCTTTGACAGTGTAATATGAGGCACTATTACTGTTATCAGTTGATGTCGATGTAGAATTATTGGTTGAATTGTTTGCTGAATTATTATCAGAAGCTTGTTGATTACTTTGTGATTGTTGTGAATCAGCATTGCTTGTTGTTTGATTACTGTTTGTACTGTCAGAAGCTGTATTGTCTGAGGCGTTACTGTTGTTGTCAGCATTAGAAGCGTTATTACTATTAGAACTACTCTTCTTATTTTCTGATTCTGCGGCTTTCTTAGCGGCAGCAGCCTTCTTTTCAGCAGCGGCTTTTTTATCGGCAGCTTCTTTAGCAGCTTTCTTCTTAGCAGCAGCCTTTTTGGCTGCGGCCTTTTTCTCTCTAGTAGCTTTATCCTTATTCTCAACTGATTTTGTTGATTGGGTGCTATCTAGATCACCACTACCACTACCCTTAACAGCGTTGATCACTACGGGTGTAAACATAATCACGATCAAAGCAATAACTAAGGTAACAACTAAGGTATGATTACCACGTTGCTTCTCCTTTGAAACTGCACGTGAAACATGTCCGTCATCATCTGTATCAGAATCAAAACTCTTTTCCCAAGGCTTGACATCTTCTTGGTCGGTCTTGGGTTCGGCCTTAGATTCAGCTGCTTCTGGTTCAGAATCAGCATGAGACTTAGCCTCATCAGTTTTCTCTGAATGTGATGGCATAACTGGTGGTACTGGAACAAACTTAGCATCATTGGAATTATCAAGATCTGAATCTTGTTTTGCTTCACTTAAATGATCATTGCTTTCTTCAGATTGAAGATGATCTTCAGCTTCAGGTGCTGATTGATTATTTTCGGCAACGTTATTAGCGTCACTTGGTTCAGCACTTGCTTGTGGAGATTCATCATTAGAAGTTTGAGCATCAGAAACGGTATCATTTGTTGGTGTGTCACCATCACCTGTATTAATTAGATGATATTTTTTCAAATCCTCAAGACTGACAGATCCCTCTAGTCCTTGAGTGGATTTAGGAACACGTGAATCGCCAGACATATTGTTTTTATCATTATCGGCCATTAAAAACCAACCTCCTAATTTCTATCTCTTAAAGCATATCATAAAAGTTTAAAATTTTTCTTTAAAGATTTATAAAATTTCCCTATTTGATAGCAAAATGACCTTTAATTCGAGGATAAACGATAATTACGGCTGCTGATAAGATTAATGCCTTAACAATATTGAATGGAACTACGCCTGTAGCAACATATTGTGCTAGATTCATATTTAACTTCATCCCGACAACATTCATGTACAATGGCATAACTACTAAATAGTTCAAAACCGACATAATAATGGTCATGGAAGCTGTCCCGGCAATAATTGCCATCGCTCTTTGATCTTTTTTCCAGAAATAATTGAATGGTATTAATAACGATACTGAACCGACAAATGCTGCACCATTACCAATTAAACCAGCTACACCACTACCAGTCACAATAACATGGACCATCGACTTAATTAAAGCTATCAAAATTCCTCCCACAGGTCCATATGCAAAGGTCCCAATGATAGTAACGACATCACTCAGGTCAACTTTCAAAAAAGGCATCCAAATCAAAATTGGAAACTCGAAGAACATTAAAATTGTTCCCAATGCTGCAAAAATTGAAACCCCCACGATTGCTTGAAACTTGTATGTACTCTTTCCCATTAGAATCAACCTTCCTCAATCGATTTCCAAAGAAAAAAGGCCTATTTTGGGCACACCAAAACAGACCTTACTCTGTTTTCTTTCATCTAGACTTTAACTATCGGTATGGGAATCAAACCCATTCGGCCAACCTAAGTTGGGTCGCGGACTATACCGCCGGTCGGGAATCTCACCCTGCCCTGAAAACCAATTTATTAAATTTTATACTCTCAATATAGCAGATATTGGGTAAATTACAACTAATCAATATTCATAACGTCTATAACTAAATTGTATACGTTTGCAAAAATCTTGTAAATTATCAATTATCTCCAATATTTTGACTAACATTTTTAAAGACATTGCTAACGGCACAAACACATAACGACCAACCAATTAAGCCATTTTTCATAAAAATATGCGCAACTTAATTGTTTATAAACGCAAAATATTCAGAAAATGTGCAGAAAGTGTGCAGTTATGAAAAAAAGGTGAAATAAAACATAGCTTTACAAGCATGTTTTATTTCATCTTTTATAGTCACAGGATAGTTGTTTCCTAGTCCCTACTTGTTCTTTTTCAATTCTGCCACTTCTTGGCGTGTCAAATCACGATATTTACCAGAAACTAAACCATCTAATGTCAAGAATGAATAACTTTCACGGGCCAGTTTTTCAACCTTATGTCCGACTGCATCAAACATATTCTTAACTTGATGGTTATGGCCTTCATGAATTGTAATCTTAACAATTGACGAGTTTTTCTTCTTGTCTTTTGACATGACCTTTACTTTAGCCTTAGAAGTTGTATATCCCTTTAATTTAATACCATTTTCTAGCTTCTTGATTTCTTCGGTTGCCAAAATACCTTCAATTTTAGCAACATAAGTCTTATCAACGTGATAGCGTGGATGCATCAAATGGTTAGCAAACTCACCATCATTGGTTAATAACAACAAACCAGAAGTATCATAATCTAGTCGACCGATTGGATAAACACGTTCTTGAACATCTTCTTCCAATAAATCGGTAACAACTTTCCGATCTTTATCATCTTTTACCGCTGAAATAACACCACGTGGTTTGTACATTAAAATATAACGTTTCTTTTCTTCTTGTAAAGGCATCCCATCAACTTCAATTTTGTCATGATTGTCGACTTTAACGCCCATTTCAGTAACCACTTTATTGTTAACTTTAACGTGGCCAGTTGCAATCATCTCTTCTGACTTACGACGTGAAGCAACT
Proteins encoded:
- the der gene encoding ribosome biogenesis GTPase Der — its product is MSVPVVALVGRPNVGKSTIFNRIINERLSIVEDTPGVTRDRIYSRASWLGKEFRLIDTGGIEMSGEKMSVQIKTQAEIAIDEADVIVFITNGQNGVTKEDEDVAKILYRTNKPVILAVNKADNPEQRQNIYDFYALGFGDPNPISGSQGTGLGDLLDAIVKAFPNDDKAEEDDTIKFSFIGRPNVGKSSLVNAILGDERVIVSDMQGTTRDAIDTKYHDEKLDKDFTMIDTAGIRKRGKVYENTEKYSVLRALSAIDKSDVVCVVLNAEEGIREQDKRVAGYAHNAGKGVIIVVNKWDTLKKDTNTMKDFENQIRTEFQYLAYAPILFTSATKNQRLDQIPELVERVYDNRERRIQSSVLNDLLLRATSIAPTPLVNGKRLRIYYMTQVAVQPPTFVVFVNETELLHFSYERFLKNQLRETFDFEGTPIKILPRKRK
- the cmk gene encoding (d)CMP kinase, which translates into the protein MQIAIDGPASAGKSTIAKLIAKKLDFVYCDTGAMYRTVTLLAKKHNVGYGDTLNILKLMSEHKIHFLNKEDGQHVLLDDEDVSDAIRTEEITNNVSQVSAIKEVRTELVEMQRDMANDVDIVMDGRDIGTTVLPNAEVKIFLIASVEVRAQRRFKENIERGINTPLKELQDEIAARDYKDSHREISPLKKANDAIEVDTSDMTIEQVVERVTEIVNEHK
- a CDS encoding LysM peptidoglycan-binding domain-containing protein translates to MADNDKNNMSGDSRVPKSTQGLEGSVSLEDLKKYHLINTGDGDTPTNDTVSDAQTSNDESPQASAEPSDANNVAENNQSAPEAEDHLQSEESNDHLSEAKQDSDLDNSNDAKFVPVPPVMPSHSEKTDEAKSHADSEPEAAESKAEPKTDQEDVKPWEKSFDSDTDDDGHVSRAVSKEKQRGNHTLVVTLVIALIVIMFTPVVINAVKGSGSGDLDSTQSTKSVENKDKATREKKAAAKKAAAKKKAAKEAADKKAAAEKKAAAAKKAAESENKKSSSNSNNASNADNNSNASDNTASDSTNSNQTTSNADSQQSQSNQQASDNNSANNSTNNSTSTSTDNSNSASYYTVKAGDNWFRIAYNNNLTTAQLKSMNGNVGTLTPGTTLRVK
- a CDS encoding ECF transporter S component codes for the protein MGKSTYKFQAIVGVSIFAALGTILMFFEFPILIWMPFLKVDLSDVVTIIGTFAYGPVGGILIALIKSMVHVIVTGSGVAGLIGNGAAFVGSVSLLIPFNYFWKKDQRAMAIIAGTASMTIIMSVLNYLVVMPLYMNVVGMKLNMNLAQYVATGVVPFNIVKALILSAAVIIVYPRIKGHFAIK
- a CDS encoding pseudouridine synthase — encoded protein: MEKVRLQKFMADAGVASRRKSEEMIATGHVKVNNKVVTEMGVKVDNHDKIEVDGMPLQEEKKRYILMYKPRGVISAVKDDKDRKVVTDLLEEDVQERVYPIGRLDYDTSGLLLLTNDGEFANHLMHPRYHVDKTYVAKIEGILATEEIKKLENGIKLKGYTTSKAKVKVMSKDKKKNSSIVKITIHEGHNHQVKNMFDAVGHKVEKLARESYSFLTLDGLVSGKYRDLTRQEVAELKKNK